One part of the Bacteroidia bacterium genome encodes these proteins:
- a CDS encoding RagB/SusD family nutrient uptake outer membrane protein, translated as MKIYKILFTLIFALSSVGCSNLEEDAISQLEPSERSVDLEIVETTVAGAYGHLDARAFLSRALGLTLMLRSDMVDIGNPSTNAERVEHDQFTLSASNPLILNISNPERSFWPRLYQMVRGANETLRELEVLDEQAPGVKEEITARARFIRAFAYYHLVRLFGDVPYLDETTTTAEASVAARTSADAVYESIIADLEYAKQWLQDSRANRAIPAKSAASAYLASVYLTRGEYQMAYNEATDIISKAGTYNLALEPDYRNIFHAENTDFSIEPIFVIDFVGTNINDESRDYLAAFTGFFGQGTYYASGGWSVMVPAQAVYDTWDDGDYRKSVNFDAEAVDNSGNVIPFTNYSSLDGRNANRPHISKYTAMAGDLPQANTSGRDSHSNYQLMRYAEVLLIAAEAAAELGNTTEAAQYVNMIRERARNGDGTAAPSAVPADIASATVEDVLEERRLELAFEQKRWYDIVRRRMGDSVFGPNGFETELQGTQNFDPSRDYLLPIPPLEIANNPNLTQNPGY; from the coding sequence ATGAAAATATATAAGATTTTATTTACGTTGATATTTGCCCTTTCAAGTGTGGGATGCTCCAATTTGGAAGAGGATGCAATAAGTCAATTGGAGCCGAGTGAGCGGTCGGTAGATTTGGAAATAGTCGAAACTACTGTTGCGGGTGCTTACGGCCATTTAGATGCGAGAGCATTTCTGTCCAGAGCACTGGGCTTGACTTTAATGTTGCGTTCAGATATGGTAGATATAGGAAATCCTTCTACTAATGCTGAAAGAGTTGAACATGATCAATTTACCTTATCCGCTAGCAATCCTCTGATCTTAAACATATCAAATCCTGAAAGAAGTTTCTGGCCTCGACTTTATCAGATGGTAAGAGGTGCCAATGAAACCCTTCGGGAACTTGAGGTTTTGGATGAACAAGCTCCTGGGGTGAAGGAAGAGATAACTGCTAGAGCACGATTTATAAGAGCATTTGCCTACTATCATTTGGTAAGACTTTTTGGAGATGTTCCCTATTTGGATGAAACAACTACTACCGCAGAAGCATCTGTAGCAGCAAGAACCTCTGCTGATGCCGTTTATGAAAGCATCATTGCCGATTTGGAATATGCCAAGCAATGGCTACAGGATTCAAGAGCCAATAGGGCTATTCCTGCTAAATCAGCTGCTAGTGCTTATCTGGCAAGTGTGTATCTCACCAGAGGAGAATATCAAATGGCATACAATGAAGCTACTGATATTATCTCCAAGGCAGGAACGTATAACCTCGCATTGGAACCAGATTATCGTAACATTTTCCATGCAGAAAATACTGATTTTTCGATAGAACCCATTTTTGTAATAGACTTCGTTGGAACCAATATTAATGATGAATCCAGAGACTATCTGGCTGCATTTACAGGTTTCTTTGGTCAAGGCACCTATTATGCTTCAGGCGGATGGTCTGTAATGGTACCTGCTCAAGCAGTATATGATACCTGGGATGATGGAGACTACAGAAAGTCAGTCAATTTTGATGCTGAGGCAGTTGATAACTCTGGAAATGTAATTCCATTTACCAATTATTCTAGCCTGGACGGTAGAAACGCCAATCGCCCACATATTTCGAAGTACACTGCCATGGCTGGCGATTTGCCACAGGCCAATACTAGCGGAAGGGATTCTCATTCCAATTATCAATTGATGCGTTATGCAGAGGTGCTCTTAATCGCTGCTGAGGCTGCTGCTGAATTGGGTAATACCACAGAAGCTGCTCAGTATGTCAATATGATTAGGGAAAGAGCAAGAAATGGTGATGGTACAGCTGCTCCAAGTGCTGTACCCGCAGACATTGCATCAGCTACTGTTGAAGACGTACTAGAAGAAAGGAGATTAGAGTTGGCCTTTGAGCAGAAAAGATGGTACGACATTGTCAGAAGAAGAATGGGAGATAGCGTATTTGGGCCAAATGGTTTTGAAACTGAGCTCCAGGGCACGCAAAACTTTGATCCATCCAGAGATTACTTGCTACCCATTCCACCTTTAGAAATAGCAAACAATCCTAATTTGACCCAAAATCCTGGCTACTAA